GCGCTGGACAAGCGCAGCGCGGCGGCCGCCGCGCCGCCGCCACGGCACGACCTGCTGCTGCTGGTCCACCGCATTCCTTTCCCGCCCAACAAGGGCGACAAGATCCGCTCCTACCACCTGCTCAAGCACCTGGCGCAGCGCTACCGCGTGCACCTGGGCAGCTTCGTCGACGATCCCGACGACTGGCAGCACGTGCCGGCGATGGAAGCGCTGTGCGCCAGCAGCCATTTCGCGCGCCTCGGACCGCTGCAGGGCCGGCTGCGCAGCCTGGCCGCGCTGGCCAGCGGCGCCTCGCTGTCGCGCGGCTTCTACAAGGACGCCGGCATGCGGGCCTGGGTCGACCGCACCGTCGCCGCCCACGGCATCCAGCGCATCATGATGTTCTCGTCGGTGATGGCGCAGTATGCGGAGCAGCATCCGCAGGCGCGCCGCGTGATCGACTTCTGCGACGTCGATTCCGACAAGTGGCGCCAGTACGCCGACAAGAAGGCTTTCCCGGTCAACTGGCTGTACCGCCACGAGGCGCGCAAGCTGCTGGACTGGGAACGCGCGATCGCCGCCGACTTCGACGCCTCGCTGTTCGTGTCCGCGCCCGAGGCCGAGCTGTTCCGCCAGCTGGCGCCCGAGAGCGCCGACCGGATCGGCTTCTTCAACAACGGCGTCGACACCGATTACTTCAGCCCAGACGCCGTACATGCCTCGCCGTTCGGCGCCGGCGAAGCGGCGCTGGTGTTCACCGGCGCCATGGATTACTGGCCGAATATCGACGCCGTCCAGTGGTTCGCCGACCAGGTGCTGCCGCTGATCCTGGCCGAACTGCCGCAGGCGCGCTTCTACATCGTCGGCGCGCGTCCGGCGCCGGCGGTGCAGGCGCTGGCCACGCGGCCCGGCATCGTCGTCACCGGCACCGTGCCCGACGTGCGGCCCTACCTGGCGCACGCCGCGCTGGCGGTGGCGCCGCTGCGCATCGCGCGCGGCATCCAGAACAAGGTGCTCGAAGCGATGGCCATGGCGCGCACCGTGATTGCCTCGCCCCAGGCCTTCGAAGGCATCGAGGCCACGCCCGGCACCGACCTGCTGGTGGCGGACGCCGCCGCCGACCAGGCGGCCCTGGCGCTCCGCCTGCTGCGCGCGCCGGACCCCGCCATCGGCCACGCCGCGCGCGCCTGCGTGGTGCGCAACTACAGCTGGCCGGCCCACCTCTCACGGATCGAAGCGAGACTCGAATGCACATGAACGAATCGGCCACGCTGGCCGGCGCCGCGCCGGGGCGCTTCCCGTTGCCGGCCACGCTGGCGATCGTCGCGGCCCTGCTGGCGCCGTTCCTGATCTATGCCGGCACCGCGGCCTCGATGGTCGCGATCTGGAACAGTTCCGAGACCTTCGCCCACGGCTACATCATCCTGCCGATCAGCCTCTACCTGATCTGGCGCCGGCGCGCCGCCTTCGCCAGCATCGGGGCCGAGCCCTGCTGGCCGGCGCTCGGCCTGCTGGCCCTGTGCGGCGCCGGCTGGCTGCTGGCGCGCATGGGCGAGGTGCAGGTGGTGATGCAATACGCCTTCGTGGCCATGATCCCGCTGGTGGCGCTGGCGGTGCTGGGCTGGCGCCTGGCGCGCAAGTTCGCGTTCCCGCTCGGCTTCTTGCTGTTCGCGGTGCCGTTCGGCGAAGCCTTCGTGCCGCACCTGATCAACATCACCGCCGACTTTACGGTGGCGGCGGTGCGCGCCAGCGGCATCCCGGTCCTGCGCAACGGCACCTTCTTCGAGCTGCCCACCGGCAGCTGGTCGGTGGTCGAGGCCTGCAGCGGGGTGCGCTACCTGATCTCGTCGATCACGCTCGGCTGCCTGTACGCCTACCTGAGCTTCACCTCGCTCACGCGGCGCGCCGTCTTCATCGCGCTGTCGGTGGTGGTGCCGATCGTCGCCAACGGCCTGCGCGCCTACATGATCGTCATGATCGGCCACCACAGCAGCATGCAGCTGGCGACCGGCGTCGACCACCTGGTGTATGGCTGGCTGTTCTTCGGCCTGGTGATGTTCATCATGTTCTGGATCGGCAGCTACTGGCGCCAGGAAGAGACGCCTGTCGCCGCCGCCGCCTCGGCCAAGGCGCCGGCGGGCCTGCTGGTCGCGCGTCCGCTGACCGGCGTGGCGATCGCCGCGATCGCCGTGTGCGCGCTGTGGCCGGCGCTGGCCGCCCTTGCCGACCGCGCCAACCACAATCCGGCGCCGGTGCGCCTGGACGACAGCCGCCTGGCCTGGCGTCCGGCGGCGGCGGCGCCGCTGGCGGCCTGGGCCCCGGACTACGACGCTCCCGCCGCCCGCCTCGGCGGCGGCTATGCTCGTGCCGACGGCCAGGCGGTCACCCTGCACCTGCTGTACTACCGCAACCAGGAGCGCGGCAAGAACCTGATCACCTCGACCAACCGCCTCAGCAGCCGCGGCGACCAGTACCTGCAGGTCGGCTCCTCGGCGCGCACCGAGCAGGTGGGCGGCCGCACGCTGGCGCTGCGCGAGGCGCGCGTGAAGGGCCCGGCCGGCCAGCAGTTCCTGGTCTGGCACTGGATGTGGATCGACGGCGGCTTCATCGCCAACGACTACGTCGGCAAGCTGCGCCAGGCCAAGTCGAAGCTGCTGATGCAGGGCGACGACGGCGCGGCGCTGCTGGTCGCGGCGCCGTATTCGGACACCCCGGACAGCGCCCGCGCGACCCTGCGCGCCTTCCTGGACGCCAACCTGGCGCCGCTGGAAGCGACCCTCGGCGCGGCGCGGGGGCGCTGAGATGGCGGTATCCGGCACGGCCGGGCGCGAGCCCGCGCTGGTGGTGCACCTGATCTACCGCCTCGATTTCGGCGGCCTGGAAACGCTGCTGGTCGACTGCATCAACCACATGCCGCCCAAGCGCTACCGGCATGCGGTGGTGTGCCTGACCGGCTACACCGAGTTCGCGCAGCGCATACAGCGCCCCGACGTCGCGCTGTACGCGCTCGACAAGCCGCCAGGCCTCGCGCCCGGCATCCACCTCGACCTGTGGCGCCTGCTGCGCCGCCTGCGCCCGGCGATCCTGCACACCTACAACTTCGCCTGCGCCGAATACGCGTTCACCGCCTGGGCCGCCGGGGTGCCGGTGCGCATCCATGCCGAGCATGGACGCGACGCGCGCGACCCGCAAGGCCTGAACCGCAAGCACAACCTGCTGCGGCGCGCGCTGTCGCCCTGGATCGACCGCTACGTGCCGGTGTCGCACGACCTGGCGCGCTGGCTCACCGGGGTGGTCGGCATCGCGCCGCGCAAGACCGAGATGATCATGAACGGGGTCGACACCGACCGCTTTGCGCCCGCCCCGGCCGCGCCGGATGCTGCGCGCCCGTTCACGATCGGCACCGTCGGCCGCCTGCAGAACGTCAAGGACCAGGCCACCCTGGTCGCCGCCTTCGCCCTGCTGTGCCAGCGCATGCCGGAACGCCGCGCCATGCTGCGGCTGGCGATCGTCGGCGACGGTCCGTTGCGCGAAGCGCTGGCGGCGCAAGTGCGCGCGGCCGGCATCGAAGACCGCGTCTGGCTGGCCGGCGCGCGCCACGACATTCCCGAACTGATGCGCGATTTTTCCCTGTTCGCCCTGCCCTCGATCGCCGAAGGCACGCCGGTAACCGTGCTCGAGGCGATGGCCTGCGCGCTGCCGGTGGTGGCCAGCGCCGTGGGCGGGATTCCTGACCTGGTGCAAGACAGCGTGCAGGGCCGGCTGGTGCCACCGTCCGACCCGGCGGCGCTGACCGACGCGCTGGCCGCCTACGTCGCCGATCCTGCTCTCGCGCGTGCGCACGGCGCGGCGGCCCGCATCCGCATCGAACAGCACTACAGCGTCGCGGCCATGGTCAACGCCTATCTCGGGCTCTACGACCGGCTGCGCGCCATCACCCTCACTCCTGAAGAAATGAACCGAACATGTGCGGAATAGTTGGCATATTTGACCCGCGCGGCATGCGCGACATCGATCGCGGCGCGCTGGAAAGGATGAATCAGACCCAGTTCCACCGCGGCCCGGTGGAAGGCGACGTCTATCTTGAGCCGGGTGTGGGCTTCGGCCACCGGCGGCTGTCGATCATCGACCTGGCGGCCGGCCAGCAGCCGATGTTCAACGAAGACCACAGCGTGGTCACCGTGTTCAACGGCGAGATCTACAACTTCCGCGCCCTGATGGCCGAGCTGACGGCGCTGGGCCATGTGTTCCGCACCCGTTCCGACACCGAGACCATCGTCCACGCCTGGGAGCAGTGGGGCGAGGATTGCGTCAAGCACCTGCGCGGCATGTTCGCGTTCGCGATCTGGGACCGCAGGCAGGGCGTGTTCTTCCTGGCGCGCGACCACCTGGGCATCAAGCCGCTGCACTACGCGACCCTGCCGGACGGCCGCTTCGTGTTCGGCTCCGAACTCAAGTCGCTGCTGTCGTTCCCCGAACTGCCGCGCGCGATCGAGCCGCGCGCGGTCGAGGAATATTTCGCCTACGGCTACGTGCCGGAACCGCGCACCATCTTCCAGCACGCCTTCAAGCTCGCTCCCGGCCATGCGCTGACCCTGCGCGCAGGCAGCGACCCGGCCGCCGCGATCCCGCGCCGCTGGTGGGACGTGCCGTTCACGCCGCATGCGCCGATGTCGGAGCAGGCGATGGAACAGGAACTGGTGGCGCGCCTGCGCGAGGCGGTCGAGAGCCAGCTCGAGGCCGAGGTGCCGCTGGGCGCCTTCCTGTCGGGCGGGGTCGACTCGAGCGCCATCGTGGCGATGATGGCCGGCCTGTCGAAGGAACCGGTCAACACCTGCTCGATCGCCTTCACCGACAGCGCCTTCGACGAGTCGAACTATGCGCGCCAGGTCGCCGAGCAATACAAGACGCACCACGGCTGCGAGACCGTGGACCAGGACGACTTCGGCCTGGTCGACCTGCTGGCCGGCCTGTACGACGAACCGTATGCCGACAGTTCGGCAATCCCCACCTACCGCGTGTGCGAACTGGCCCGCAAGCGCGTCACGGTGGCGCTGTCGGGCGACGGCGGCGACGAGAACTTCGCCGGCTACCGGCGCTACCGGATGGCGATGGGCGAGCAGCAGGTGCGCTCGATGCTGCCGCTGGCGCTGCGCAAGCCGGTGTTCGGCTTCCTCGGCGCGGCCTACCCGAAGGCCGACTGGGCGCCGCGCATGTTCCGCGCCAAGACCACCTTCGAGGCGCTGGCGCGCGACCTGGTGGACGGCTACTTCCACGGCGTCTCGATCCTGGTCGACCGCGTGCGCGACCAGCTGTTTTCGAACGAATTCCGCAGCCGGCTGCAGGGTTACCGCGCGGCCGAGGTGATGCGCGGCCATGCCGCCAACGCGCCCACCGACGACCCGCTGTCGGTGCTGCAGTACATCGACATGAAGACCTACCTGCCGGGCGACATCCTGACCAAGGTCGACCGCGCCAGCATGGCCCATGCGCTCGAGGTGCGGGTGCCGCTGCTCGACCACCAGTTCGTCGAATGGGTGTCCGGCCTGCCGTCCTCGTGCAAGCTGCGCAACGGCGAGGGCAAGGACGTGTTCAAGCGGGCGCTCAAGCCCTACCTGTCGGACGACATCCTGTACCGCAAGAAGATGGGCTTCTCGATCCCGCTGGCGCGCTGGCTGCGCGGCCCCTTGCGCGAATCGATGCGGCGCGCGGTGCTCAACCCGGTCCTGCTCGACACCGGCATCTTCAACCCGGACTACCTCAAGCTGATGATCGACGAGCACGTGGCCGGCACCAAGGACCACAGCACCGCGCTGTGGGCGGTGCTGATGTTCGAAGCCTTCCTGCGCAAGAACGGCGCCGACGCGCCGCGCGCCTGATGCCTTAAACCAGCACTTCCACCACTTCCGGGTGGCTGAGGAAGCCCTGCGGGCTGGCCGAGCGCCCGTAGGCGCCCGACTGGAACACCACCACCAGGTCGCCGACCTCGGCCAGCGGCAGTTCCATGCGCTCGGCCAGCAGGTCGAGCGGCGTGCACAGCGGGCCGACCACCGATTGCGGCGCGCGCTCGGCCGCGTCCATGCGGTTGCCGATCGCGACCGGATAGTTCTTGCGGATCACCTGGCCGAAATTTCCCGAGGCTGCCAGGTGGTGGTGCAGGCCGCCGTCGGTCACCAGGAACACCTGGCCGCGCGAGACCTTGCGGTCGATCACCCGCGCCACGTAGACGCCGGCTTCGCCCACCAGGTAGCGTCCCAGCTCGATCGCCAGCCGCGCCTGCGGCAGGGCGGCGCGCAGCGCCGGCAGCGCCTGTTCCAGCGCGGCGCCTACCGGCGCCAGGTCGAGCGGCTGCTCGCCCGGGAAATACGGAATCCCGAACCCGCCGCCCAGGTTGAGCAGGCGCACCGGATCGCGGCTGGCCTCGGCCAGGCGCAGCATCAGCGCGACGGTCTGCGCCTGGGCCTGCACGATCGCCTCGGGCTTCAGGCTCTGCGAGCCGCCGAACACGTGGAAGCCCAGGATGTCCAGCCCGAGCGTGGCGGCCAGCGCCAGCGCGCGCGGCGCATCCTCGGCATCGATCCCGAACTGCTTGGCGCCGCCGCCCATGCGCATCCCCGAACCCTTCAGCTCGAAGTCGGGATTGACCCGCAACACCACCTGCGGCGCCAGCCCGGTCTCGTCGCCCATCCGCGCCAGCGCATGC
This portion of the Telluria beijingensis genome encodes:
- a CDS encoding TIGR03087 family PEP-CTERM/XrtA system glycosyltransferase; translated protein: MIEAALDKRSAAAAAPPPRHDLLLLVHRIPFPPNKGDKIRSYHLLKHLAQRYRVHLGSFVDDPDDWQHVPAMEALCASSHFARLGPLQGRLRSLAALASGASLSRGFYKDAGMRAWVDRTVAAHGIQRIMMFSSVMAQYAEQHPQARRVIDFCDVDSDKWRQYADKKAFPVNWLYRHEARKLLDWERAIAADFDASLFVSAPEAELFRQLAPESADRIGFFNNGVDTDYFSPDAVHASPFGAGEAALVFTGAMDYWPNIDAVQWFADQVLPLILAELPQARFYIVGARPAPAVQALATRPGIVVTGTVPDVRPYLAHAALAVAPLRIARGIQNKVLEAMAMARTVIASPQAFEGIEATPGTDLLVADAAADQAALALRLLRAPDPAIGHAARACVVRNYSWPAHLSRIEARLECT
- the xrtA gene encoding exosortase A, encoding MHMNESATLAGAAPGRFPLPATLAIVAALLAPFLIYAGTAASMVAIWNSSETFAHGYIILPISLYLIWRRRAAFASIGAEPCWPALGLLALCGAGWLLARMGEVQVVMQYAFVAMIPLVALAVLGWRLARKFAFPLGFLLFAVPFGEAFVPHLINITADFTVAAVRASGIPVLRNGTFFELPTGSWSVVEACSGVRYLISSITLGCLYAYLSFTSLTRRAVFIALSVVVPIVANGLRAYMIVMIGHHSSMQLATGVDHLVYGWLFFGLVMFIMFWIGSYWRQEETPVAAAASAKAPAGLLVARPLTGVAIAAIAVCALWPALAALADRANHNPAPVRLDDSRLAWRPAAAAPLAAWAPDYDAPAARLGGGYARADGQAVTLHLLYYRNQERGKNLITSTNRLSSRGDQYLQVGSSARTEQVGGRTLALREARVKGPAGQQFLVWHWMWIDGGFIANDYVGKLRQAKSKLLMQGDDGAALLVAAPYSDTPDSARATLRAFLDANLAPLEATLGAARGR
- a CDS encoding TIGR03088 family PEP-CTERM/XrtA system glycosyltransferase — its product is MAVSGTAGREPALVVHLIYRLDFGGLETLLVDCINHMPPKRYRHAVVCLTGYTEFAQRIQRPDVALYALDKPPGLAPGIHLDLWRLLRRLRPAILHTYNFACAEYAFTAWAAGVPVRIHAEHGRDARDPQGLNRKHNLLRRALSPWIDRYVPVSHDLARWLTGVVGIAPRKTEMIMNGVDTDRFAPAPAAPDAARPFTIGTVGRLQNVKDQATLVAAFALLCQRMPERRAMLRLAIVGDGPLREALAAQVRAAGIEDRVWLAGARHDIPELMRDFSLFALPSIAEGTPVTVLEAMACALPVVASAVGGIPDLVQDSVQGRLVPPSDPAALTDALAAYVADPALARAHGAAARIRIEQHYSVAAMVNAYLGLYDRLRAITLTPEEMNRTCAE
- a CDS encoding XrtA/PEP-CTERM system amidotransferase yields the protein MCGIVGIFDPRGMRDIDRGALERMNQTQFHRGPVEGDVYLEPGVGFGHRRLSIIDLAAGQQPMFNEDHSVVTVFNGEIYNFRALMAELTALGHVFRTRSDTETIVHAWEQWGEDCVKHLRGMFAFAIWDRRQGVFFLARDHLGIKPLHYATLPDGRFVFGSELKSLLSFPELPRAIEPRAVEEYFAYGYVPEPRTIFQHAFKLAPGHALTLRAGSDPAAAIPRRWWDVPFTPHAPMSEQAMEQELVARLREAVESQLEAEVPLGAFLSGGVDSSAIVAMMAGLSKEPVNTCSIAFTDSAFDESNYARQVAEQYKTHHGCETVDQDDFGLVDLLAGLYDEPYADSSAIPTYRVCELARKRVTVALSGDGGDENFAGYRRYRMAMGEQQVRSMLPLALRKPVFGFLGAAYPKADWAPRMFRAKTTFEALARDLVDGYFHGVSILVDRVRDQLFSNEFRSRLQGYRAAEVMRGHAANAPTDDPLSVLQYIDMKTYLPGDILTKVDRASMAHALEVRVPLLDHQFVEWVSGLPSSCKLRNGEGKDVFKRALKPYLSDDILYRKKMGFSIPLARWLRGPLRESMRRAVLNPVLLDTGIFNPDYLKLMIDEHVAGTKDHSTALWAVLMFEAFLRKNGADAPRA
- a CDS encoding pyridoxal-dependent decarboxylase, exosortase A system-associated, translated to MTSPPVHGSQALFPVVDGNLVVGGIALPRLAQRVGATPFYAYDRALLSARVAEVRSRLPAGLQVHYSMKANPMPALVQHMAGLVDGIDVASAGEMKVALDTGMAPEHISFAGPGKRDAELLQAVAAGVCVHVESERELHALARMGDETGLAPQVVLRVNPDFELKGSGMRMGGGAKQFGIDAEDAPRALALAATLGLDILGFHVFGGSQSLKPEAIVQAQAQTVALMLRLAEASRDPVRLLNLGGGFGIPYFPGEQPLDLAPVGAALEQALPALRAALPQARLAIELGRYLVGEAGVYVARVIDRKVSRGQVFLVTDGGLHHHLAASGNFGQVIRKNYPVAIGNRMDAAERAPQSVVGPLCTPLDLLAERMELPLAEVGDLVVVFQSGAYGRSASPQGFLSHPEVVEVLV